CAGCCTCGCGCCGCCGCTGGCCGCCGGTTGGGGCAGTCGGGGTGGGCAACTGTCGGCGGCGTGCCCACGCGCTGTCGGTCAGGCGGGGACGCAGCCGAAGCAGCAGCCCCAGCTCGACAGGGTCCGAGGACGGCAGCGCCCGCGAGCCTGACCCATCCGTGCCTCGCCGCACCAGCCCGGCGAGGGTGGCGGCCGGCTCGAACCAGAACGGATCGCGGGGCAGCTCGCCGGTCTCGGGATCGGGAGCAGGAACCTTCGACGCCCGGTCGAGGATCGCCGTTGCCAGCTCTTGCATGTAGCGCGTGTACGCCTCGGGCGAGACTGACGTGCCGGCGTCGTCGGCGGCGAACAGGCAGTTCTGCCCGATCTCTGCGCAGGCCGCCAGGATCAGCGGCGTCAACACCTTCAGGACGGTGTACGTGCCAGACGCGCCCAGGGCGATGCCGCCGTGGTACTGGCCGGCCCGCGGGCCGTCCCGTGCGGGTGGGGTGATCTCCTGGACCAGCCGCCGCAGCACCACCTGCCAGCCGCGCTCACCGCCGGATGCCCCGCCGCGCGCGCTGGTGCGGGGATCGAGCAGCAGCGGCACGAGCTGCGAGACCAGCCAGGGGGTGATCCCGACGTGGCGATTGTGGAGCGTCCAGAGGACCGTCTCGGCGAGGCGCGCGGCGGCCGGTCCGTGTGGGGCCAGCATGGCGAACGCATCGGCCACCTGGGGCTGCCAGACGCGCGGCGCGACGAGCCGCACCTGAAGCTCGCTGAGCGGGGCCGGGGGCGGGGGAGGCACGGGCCTGCTGCTCCTCTATCTGACCAGCGCTCGGTTCAGCTTCCGCACCACTTCGTCGTCGGCCCGGTCCAGGAAGAACCGCCCGACCAGCCCCAGCTCGGCCGGCCCCAGCGTCAGCGACCGCTCGTCCAGCTCACCGCGCCGCACGGAACGGTACACGCAGTGCAGCAGCATGATGTGGAGCATCTTCACCAGCCGCCGATTCGACATCTCGGAGAGGTCGTCGTCGCGGGTGATCCGGATCAGGCGGGCCAGCTCCTGGAAGAATGGGCTGCGCTCCTGGGGCTGGAGCACGCCACGGTCGGTCAGCTCGCGGATCTCGTCGCGGAGGTCGTCGGCAAGCTCCAGCAGCGTGGTGTAGACGCGCGAGCCGCCACGGCTGCCGAACGTCTCGGCCCAGCCGCGCGTCAGCAGCGTCCCGACCCGTTCTGGCCCGCCAGGGACGTGGACGTCCACGTTCTTGACGGTGCAGCGCAGCAGGAAGCGGTCGAAGACGGCCCGCAGCTCGGGAGTGTCGGGGATCTCGTTGGTGGCGGCGAAGAGGCACTGCAACTGGACGGGCGTGCGCTCGCCACGGTCGTGAAAGACGCGCTCGTTCATGACGGCGAGCAGCGAGTTGAGGATGGCGCTCGATCCGTTGAAGACCTCGTCGAGGTAGACGACGCGCGCCGACTGGAGCCAGTCCCCGGACAGCCGCACCAGCCGGCCGTGGGTGGCCGCCTGGGCCACGTCGTAGAACCCGAACAGCTCGCCCGGCTCGGTGAACGGCGTCAGCAGGTACTCGAAGTAGTGCGGGTGGCGAACCTGCGGGTTCTCCAGGTCGAGCAGGCCCAGCAGGTTGCAGAACGCGCGGATCAGCCGCGACTTGGCCGTCCCGGGCGGCCCGACCAGCAGCAGCGCCTCGCCGCTGAGGATCGAGAGCATCAGGGCGTCAATCGCCTCGTCCAGGCCGGAGAAGCGGCCCTTCAGCTCGTCCTCGACCTGCCCAAGCTGCCC
This Chloroflexota bacterium DNA region includes the following protein-coding sequences:
- a CDS encoding AAA family ATPase, which encodes MVFPAQPLIWLARQHGELFGQLGQVEDELKGRFSGLDEAIDALMLSILSGEALLLVGPPGTAKSRLIRAFCNLLGLLDLENPQVRHPHYFEYLLTPFTEPGELFGFYDVAQAATHGRLVRLSGDWLQSARVVYLDEVFNGSSAILNSLLAVMNERVFHDRGERTPVQLQCLFAATNEIPDTPELRAVFDRFLLRCTVKNVDVHVPGGPERVGTLLTRGWAETFGSRGGSRVYTTLLELADDLRDEIRELTDRGVLQPQERSPFFQELARLIRITRDDDLSEMSNRRLVKMLHIMLLHCVYRSVRRGELDERSLTLGPAELGLVGRFFLDRADDEVVRKLNRALVR